The following coding sequences are from one Vicinamibacteria bacterium window:
- a CDS encoding PQQ-binding-like beta-propeller repeat protein, with amino-acid sequence MSNHERGQYSRLPSLRPLTLTLGGLLFLAISAEAQGPGVQDGQWTYLGGDAWHTRYTPADQINASNFGDLKVAWRFDAGSFGPSTPRATPSYVGGKLITVTGERRHVIALDPASGELLWSFTEPNTFRHEYSMRKGYGKGVAYAELDGRGVVYITTPAFFLHALDAETGRPLENWGKPVDIPGFPKSGTVDLVWDLIQDWSRWQEWKKPYDAYQGIPLELGYITSSSPPIVVNDVVVVGNSAEQGYEQTRKEMVPGDILAYDARTGEFKWKFHVIPRPGEVGHETWENDAWKWTGDVSSWAPMSADPELGLVYIPTNGPTIDYYGGFHPGDNLFGTSLIALDVRTGERKWHFQMVHHDIWNYDTPTAPVLMDVNVGGKTIKGIFQATKQAFVYALNRETGEPIWPMEERPVPSSTVPGEKLSPTQPFPTKPPPFDLQGRTEQDLIDYTPEIKEKVLQYARENNLFVPLFNPPVVADSPEANWPGAGMACPGGGGGANIYSPAVADPTAGVRYVSSSSGCSTYELMPGAESPLNEEKQTGTTPSEWSRAAGPGFDRRRGGPNRPDRASIDGLSIWKGPVGRITAYDMNTGEILWTIPHGDAPEEEQEAIRNHPMLQGVDGVPANPGRRGVPVMVVTPTLLITAGQV; translated from the coding sequence ATGAGTAACCACGAGCGCGGGCAGTATTCGCGCCTGCCAAGCTTGCGTCCTCTCACGCTAACCCTCGGTGGGCTGCTTTTTCTGGCCATCTCGGCCGAAGCCCAAGGGCCGGGTGTCCAAGATGGTCAGTGGACCTACCTGGGTGGAGATGCATGGCACACGCGATACACGCCGGCGGATCAAATCAACGCGTCCAACTTCGGAGATCTGAAGGTGGCGTGGCGATTCGATGCCGGGAGCTTTGGGCCCAGCACGCCGAGGGCGACTCCCAGCTACGTGGGTGGCAAGCTCATTACCGTGACCGGCGAGCGCCGGCACGTCATCGCCCTCGACCCCGCTTCGGGTGAGCTTTTGTGGAGCTTCACCGAGCCCAATACGTTCCGCCACGAGTACTCGATGCGGAAGGGCTACGGGAAGGGCGTCGCCTACGCCGAGCTCGACGGGCGCGGGGTGGTGTACATCACGACGCCGGCCTTTTTTCTCCACGCGCTGGACGCCGAGACGGGACGGCCACTCGAGAATTGGGGCAAGCCCGTAGACATCCCCGGCTTCCCGAAATCGGGTACCGTTGATCTGGTCTGGGATCTGATCCAGGACTGGAGTCGGTGGCAGGAGTGGAAGAAGCCCTACGACGCCTATCAGGGGATTCCTCTCGAGCTCGGCTACATCACGAGCTCCTCGCCGCCGATCGTGGTCAACGACGTCGTCGTCGTGGGGAACTCCGCCGAGCAGGGATACGAGCAGACGCGAAAAGAGATGGTCCCCGGGGACATCCTCGCCTATGACGCCCGCACCGGAGAGTTCAAATGGAAGTTCCATGTCATTCCGCGTCCCGGAGAGGTCGGGCACGAAACCTGGGAAAACGACGCTTGGAAATGGACCGGGGACGTCTCGTCCTGGGCGCCCATGTCGGCGGACCCGGAGCTCGGTCTCGTCTACATTCCGACCAACGGGCCGACGATCGACTACTACGGCGGTTTCCATCCGGGTGACAACCTGTTCGGCACGAGCTTGATCGCGCTCGACGTCCGAACCGGCGAGCGAAAGTGGCACTTCCAGATGGTGCATCACGACATCTGGAACTACGACACGCCGACGGCTCCGGTGTTGATGGACGTCAACGTCGGGGGCAAGACCATCAAAGGGATCTTCCAGGCCACCAAGCAGGCGTTCGTGTACGCGCTCAATCGCGAGACCGGCGAGCCGATCTGGCCGATGGAGGAGCGTCCCGTTCCCTCGTCGACCGTCCCGGGCGAGAAGCTATCGCCCACGCAACCCTTCCCGACGAAGCCGCCCCCATTCGACCTGCAGGGACGGACCGAGCAAGATCTGATCGACTACACGCCCGAGATCAAGGAGAAGGTGCTTCAGTACGCCCGGGAGAACAACCTCTTCGTCCCGTTGTTCAATCCGCCCGTCGTGGCCGATAGTCCGGAGGCGAACTGGCCGGGCGCCGGCATGGCCTGCCCCGGCGGCGGAGGCGGTGCCAACATCTACAGCCCAGCGGTTGCCGATCCGACCGCCGGTGTCCGGTACGTCTCGTCGAGCAGCGGCTGCTCGACCTACGAGCTCATGCCCGGCGCGGAGTCACCGCTCAATGAAGAGAAGCAGACGGGCACGACACCATCCGAGTGGTCTCGGGCAGCGGGACCCGGTTTCGACCGACGCCGCGGCGGACCGAATCGGCCAGACCGGGCCAGCATCGACGGGCTTTCCATCTGGAAAGGGCCCGTTGGCCGCATCACCGCCTACGATATGAACACCGGTGAGATTCTCTGGACCATTCCCCATGGCGACGCCCCCGAGGAAGAACAGGAGGCCATCCGGAACCACCCGATGCTCCAGGGGGTGGACGGGGTACCGGCCAACCCCGGACGCCGAGGAGTCCCGGTAATGGTCGTTACGCCAACTTTGCTCATCACCGCCGGCCAGGTA